TTTGCAATTTTATCAGTACTATGCCAATGGTGATGCGTGGCACCTTCCACCTGGCGTGTATAAGACTATATTAACTCTGAAAGAGTCCGGAGGTCATAAATTATAATCAAATATTCATCTTTATCTTATAAGTTGGCATCTTTTGTAAGTAAATAATCAttcattatatatataatatcttACAGTTAAACTGCTACTGTGAAGGCTGAATTTCGATGTTTACTTTTGAAAATTTTGGGTTAACTAAGACTATTTTGGTAGTTTTCCATTAGTTTAAGTTGATTTAAATATATTTACTGGATTTCCTGAATTATTTATGTCAGACAAAACTTGCAAGAAATTCTGGATACTGTTATGGGAGATCTCAAAAACAAGTTATTGTTCACTTGGGTGAGTTTAAGCTTTGAACATTCTAATAAAAGCTGTGTTGGATAATCTTGACGGGTTCGGTTCGGGTCATGGATACGGGTCTGAAACGTGCCAGCAGTTAGTGTATTCAGTCacatgttttatgtgtttgaatGAGTGTAGGTAGTGGAGTCCAAAGTTTTAGGATTAGTTAGTTTTTAGTGGGTCAAAACATGGGTGTATCTCCTTTATTTACGTAGCATGAGTTGTATATATATGAAAGTTTTAGGATGAATAAAGTGTGGGAATTCAAGCAGTAAAATTATTCTCTATTCGTGAGTATATTGTTAGAGTTTAGAAGCTTGAAACCCAACAAGCTGTATATTAtagttaatatattaatttgatGTTGTTTATACTTGTTAGGATCAAGAACACTGCACAGATTCAGGTTTCATGTGTCTGGAAAACCAAGATAAGCCGCTGTTCTTGAAAGAACTTAGTCATATATGGGAGAAAAAGTACCAGAATCTTCCGTGGAGTGATGGAGAATATTCGGCTTCCAACACGCCGTTGGTCACCTATCCTGAGAAGGCCCTTCTAAATCCTGTATGACGTCATATATGAATGTATATCTCAAATGGGTCGCCAAAACATTTAGGTTAAGAACTGGTGGGTAAAATGGGTTGAACGGGATATAACTTATGGCTCCTAACTTATAAGTGTTGAAAATCATCAATGAGTGTTTTTAAAATCATTCAGCATCTAATGTATTTAAGGGTAGTTAGGTCATTTTAAGAAAGCGAGAGTAAGGATGAAACCCGTAAAAGATTTTTAAAAAATGTATTACTATTAGGTTGAAAAGTGATAATCATGTTAGGTAAGTCTGATGCGTACCAAGTATATGATGGAATGCCTTAATGACGCCACTGCCTATGGTGCTGGTTCCGCCTCTTGCTGCTCGAACCAGGTTCTATCCCCTTCTCGATTTTTATAATGTGCCAATGATAATTCTCTTTTTGAATGATCTTTTTTAGTATGTTGAATTTAAATTGATTTaggtttcggtttcggttttgacTATATCATAAGGATGTGATGCTGGGAAGCACCAACAAGCTTTCAACCTCACTGGAGGATTCGCTCTGTCGAAGTGCTTTGATGACGATAGTCCTATAATGGCATGGGTATTCCACGACCCAAACTAAATGATGTTGCAAAGGGACCTGGAGACAAAAGAAGCCTGGTAAACGCATGTCAAAATGATATGTGCCATGTTCTAAAAGCCATGCACATAACGTTCCCATTTGCCAACGGCTGTTATTTTTCTTTTGCATGATTAGATAGTGCCATAGTCGGTTAGTGGTGATGGTTTTCTTAGTTGCAAGTTAGCCATTTTTGTTAATTTCGTATTGCTTCTGTAAGGCTATATATGAGCCATATGTATTTAGATTAAGGGAATGAAGAAATGAATTATTCAAAATCTTGCTTCTCTTAACTCAAGTTTCTCTTTGGCTTCTCTCTATTTTCTAAGAACCATTTGATTAACTATTTGGTTCGTATCACAAAATCATCTCTAATGCAACGATATCATCTGAAACTATGTGTGCCAAAAAAGATAATGTACCCGCAgcaacgcgcgggcattcccactagtTATATTAAACGTTTGATGAACTTTCCCAACCATACTCGAAGTTTGGCCTTTGATATAGCTTTcattatttttaaaacattaataatAGGAAGTTACTAAATGGAAATCTGCAGAATTTATGATATTATAGTTAAATTTGAAGTTGTGAGTAATATGTGGATGGCAGTTTTTCTTTCTAATTTTTTATTGTGTACCAGTGCTATAAATAATACTAATTGTATAAATTATATACGTTGTAGACAATGAGACATGTAtagttattataaataaataataatggCATTGTACacatataattatataaatagaCAACT
This genomic stretch from Helianthus annuus cultivar XRQ/B chromosome 8, HanXRQr2.0-SUNRISE, whole genome shotgun sequence harbors:
- the LOC110872155 gene encoding uncharacterized protein LOC110872155; its protein translation is MGDLKNKLLFTWDQEHCTDSGFMCLENQDKPLFLKELSHIWEKKYQNLPWSDGEYSASNTPLVTYPEKALLNPVSLMRTKYMMECLNDATAYGAGSASCCSNQDVMLGSTNKLSTSLEDSLCRSALMTIVL